TCTCACCGTTTTCGACGGCTCGAAGGGAAAACCCGGTCGACCCCATCACATTGGATGGGAGCCAGCCCCTCATCTCCGCACCGTTGAGGTTGGATGAGCGGACCAGGCCGTCGGAGTCGAGCGATACACGAAGCGCCGCGAGCGTGCGTAATGCGTTGACCACCGCGAGCCCCTCAGAGAGCCATCGCGGGCTGCGGCCCGTTATCGAGATTCATGGATCAACTCCTGTTCGCTGACGCGATGCTGGGAGCTGATCCTGAAAGTCACAACGCGTTGGCGGCCGCCGCTACACCGTACGGGCGTAGCGATAGTTCCCCGCGCAGGGCTGCCCGTCCGGCCCCTTATGCTTCTTGGGAAAGCGCATGCTCGGATCAGTTTGCTCGCTCCCTGCTTCGAGCAAACGACCGTCCGAGATATGTCCACAGACAGCGCAGGCATAGCGCTTTCGGGTTCTGTCCTCTTTCGGCGCCAGGCTAGCCAGCCCGCGCTCGATGAGCTGGAGCACGACTTGCTTCTCGCTAGGCTTCGAGGGGTCAGACGCACGCAGTGCTTCCACGGCTTCGACAACGGCTGCCGGGGCCAGACAGCTCAGCGTCCGAGCTTTCGGCGTCTCTGGAGCGCCGCGCACTGATCCTCTCCGAACGGGAGACGAGGCGCTGGTGCCCTTCTCAGCCAACTGGCGAGCTGTCTCTATCATCCAAGGCGGAGGGCTCTTGCTCGCGGTCTCGCCGATGTAACGAGCCAGAGTGCTCAGATGAATTGCGTGACCGCGGATTTGAAGCTCGTGGTGAAAGAGGTCGACGTCGACCTTCGCCGCTTCCAACAGGGTGGTAAGTTCAGACTTTGCATCCAAGAGACGATTTCCCGCTCGACCGGGCAAGCAATAAGCTGATCCGGTTTACAGAGTGGAAACCGGGAGACAAGCGAAGCATGTGCGGTTCATTCGTCCGGGGCGCGGGTACCCTGTGGTTGCTTGCGACGGCCCACTTGCTGATTTCAGCCCAGTTCGTAGTGGCCCAGGAACGAACGCAGATCGATTTCGACGCGGTGCCTATGATCCATTTTCCCGCCGGCAGTCGCATCGTCTCCGCCTATCCTGCTTTCGAGGACTATGCGCACATGCTCTTCGACTTGTGCGACGCGCTGAAGCTCTCCGGCAAGGAATGCGCCATTTTCCCCATGAACGCGAAGCTCGGAGGCAATGCACTCGCGACTATCGTCGATGGGAATCCCATCATCGTCTACGATCGCGAGCTCTCCGCCCAAGTTGGCTATCAGGGTGCCGAGATGATCATCGCCCATGAGCTCGGCCACCATCGCTGTGGTCATCTCGGAAAGGCCGTCGACGCCAGGCATGAGCTTCAGGCGGATGCCTTCGCCGGCGCGGCCGCCCGCCTGCGCGGGAAGTCTTTGAAGGACGCACTTGCTGCGGTCACGCTATTCTCGTCACGGGCCGGGAAGACCCATCCCGCGCGTGACGACCGGGCCGCGGCGATCACCGCGGGATGGAGTGATCCTAGTGCTGGACGAGCCTGTCAGCTGCCCCGCTAGAGAGGGCAAAGCCACTCCTTGTTCTAGGCATAGCAATCCGGAAGAGTCCTTGCAGCATCAGCGAGGATCCCATGAGCGACACCGACTCCGACCCGGATTTTATCGAGTTCCAGTTCGGGACGGTCGAGAAGGCGGCGGCGGCTGAGAAGGCTTTTCCGCTAAGCTTCGCGTCCCTCGGGACTTCGATCGCGCTGCGCTCCGGCGTCGTGGACGACATGGGAGATCAGATCCGCGAGCGGCTTCGCGGCCTTGGCCTCTCGTGGACCGAGGCTCCCTCATCGCTGACCGAGGAGGATATGTGGCCGAGTGAGCCCGGCGATTCCGACGATGAGGACGACGACCTCGACGAGGCTCCAGCCGGATTCGCGCCCTGATCAATCCGGGGACGAGGTGTTGCGAACACCTTGATACTTTCAGCCCGTTCGCGTTTCCTGTCGTTGGTCGCTCACAGTCGACCCGCCCCCGCAAGCATGGCGCGACGCTAACTGTGATGGATGAACAGGATCGCTGAATCCTTTTCCCTCTCCTTGGAACGTGCGGGGCCTTCCGTCTGGAGATCGGGACCATGCATCCTTTTCGCTTTTCGTCGTCTGAGCGGCCGACCCGCATCGCCAAGGCGCTGACCCGCGCCTTCGAGGCCAGCGGGCATCCCTTCCCGCATTCGAAGATCCGCGAGGCCACCGCGGTGATGTTCGGCTATCGCAACTGGAACGACCTTCTCGGGCAGGTGGGGAAGCATTCCCTCACCGCCCTCGATCAGGATGTTTCCTCTGCTGAAGCGGATGCGCGCCGTGTACGCTACATCGCGTCGTTGAAGACCTCACTCGGGGCGCCGGCCGCTGCGATCGCTGCTGTCGTCGACCAGGTTGGACCGAGCTCGTCGGCCAAGAAGCCTGGCGACTTGAAGGGCGGCGCCTGGCAGGAGACGATTGAGCGGCTTGCTCGCGGCTTCGAAGCGATGTCGTTCAACCTTTCGCCAGTCTCCGAGAAGGAGCTCCAGGGCTTCGAATTCTGGGTCAAGCGTGCCAGGGGAGAGCGCCTGCGCGGCCTCGCTCTGCCCGATCAGTATGGATATCGCCTGCTGACGGGGGAGGATGGATCACTGAAGTTCGTGTCCCTTCCCTTGCATGCCCCAGGGAGCGAGGACGATGCCGAATTCGACGGCGGCGAATTTTTGGGGCGGATGCTGCAGAAGGCGGGTCTTCTCTCTTCAGAGGTCCCGCCCAGCTCGGTGAACGTGCCCTATATTCGCGAGACACTTTCGCGGCTGGATGGGAAGGCAGTGCAGCTGCTGCAGGCTGTGCGTTCCTTCGATACCCGAGCCTACGACTTGGCCCGTTCCCTGCCGAATACCTCCGCCTTCCGCGCCGCGGTGGAGGAGGCCCCAATGTTGGGAGCTGTCCTGACCCATAGGGCCCACGCGGAGGCCAATCATTACGACTACCCGAATGATCCCACGACCTCCTCGAATCCGCTTCAGGCCTTCGCCGCCCAGGCTGAG
The window above is part of the Hyphomicrobiales bacterium genome. Proteins encoded here:
- a CDS encoding conserved hypothetical protein (Evidence 4 : Unknown function but conserved in other organisms) — encoded protein: MRGAPETPKARTLSCLAPAAVVEAVEALRASDPSKPSEKQVVLQLIERGLASLAPKEDRTRKRYACAVCGHISDGRLLEAGSEQTDPSMRFPKKHKGPDGQPCAGNYRYARTV
- a CDS encoding conserved exported hypothetical protein (Evidence 4 : Unknown function but conserved in other organisms), with product MCGSFVRGAGTLWLLATAHLLISAQFVVAQERTQIDFDAVPMIHFPAGSRIVSAYPAFEDYAHMLFDLCDALKLSGKECAIFPMNAKLGGNALATIVDGNPIIVYDRELSAQVGYQGAEMIIAHELGHHRCGHLGKAVDARHELQADAFAGAAARLRGKSLKDALAAVTLFSSRAGKTHPARDDRAAAITAGWSDPSAGRACQLPR
- a CDS encoding conserved hypothetical protein (Evidence 4 : Unknown function but conserved in other organisms) encodes the protein MSDTDSDPDFIEFQFGTVEKAAAAEKAFPLSFASLGTSIALRSGVVDDMGDQIRERLRGLGLSWTEAPSSLTEEDMWPSEPGDSDDEDDDLDEAPAGFAP
- a CDS encoding hypothetical protein (Evidence 5 : Unknown function), with the translated sequence MHPFRFSSSERPTRIAKALTRAFEASGHPFPHSKIREATAVMFGYRNWNDLLGQVGKHSLTALDQDVSSAEADARRVRYIASLKTSLGAPAAAIAAVVDQVGPSSSAKKPGDLKGGAWQETIERLARGFEAMSFNLSPVSEKELQGFEFWVKRARGERLRGLALPDQYGYRLLTGEDGSLKFVSLPLHAPGSEDDAEFDGGEFLGRMLQKAGLLSSEVPPSSVNVPYIRETLSRLDGKAVQLLQAVRSFDTRAYDLARSLPNTSAFRAAVEEAPMLGAVLTHRAHAEANHYDYPNDPTTSSNPLQAFAAQAEAFAAKRWQGLEFDPLRAQAVIGAVGRVVVLHDLGLLPWHIAFLSYAPDDALPKTPGQMKAAMGFIEAATDLFGEGMIAPHDFYREFEERHGNDWARIDTLRGKIFGLSLYASEIGDCVAAQFIAESGEVPEEDGNDKWGVGRAIFASLAAGKGFSEALEMKAQWDDDLEADVGDRFAALRSKLLPEWAADLSVTELLARFGFEPDHNGPEPILIRTTPSLEATGLRL